Proteins encoded together in one Halomarina salina window:
- a CDS encoding anti-CBASS protein Acb1 family protein: MAIEHSEDGDGPTRDDFGGLRNRAVLAAALGIAYGGKRDYYDNFAWDRSPDIEDYYASFLRNPHANAVISIPAETAWRNPPEYVDEKNTEAGTDTDFESDMSDVVSSTRLWHYCKRAHLLSRIGQFGLLMIGWADGEDQQFVDPVDQSAVAQNDPGDAIEWLRPLSQISVTDIRWADANSGRWGQPEYYRIDFSDENDAGTEDIFGAGQREQWVHHSRVIHIAGGLLDDEVRGTPALEPVYNTVTDLQKLEGSAAEAAYSIARPGLHINVDKDANLNDDAEDQIDAETDAYVNEFQPMMRTQGVEVNRIAGEQIDPEKVKQALIESLSEATKIPQKILKGNESGEVAGAQDLREFYGAVAELIEQVCDPQIVRELADRLVKYQVVTGPAGGDYSIDREPLAEQDEQEQSEIQENRSTVIKNIAQYAPGLDTKAIVEFIEEGEFPEMDESQQPAPMNPAEDAGAPPPNATPPALADGGEEQDGTGDDG; encoded by the coding sequence ATGGCGATAGAACACTCTGAAGACGGCGACGGCCCGACGCGGGACGACTTCGGCGGCCTCCGGAATCGGGCGGTCCTCGCCGCTGCCCTCGGCATCGCGTACGGTGGGAAGCGGGACTACTACGATAACTTCGCGTGGGACCGCTCCCCAGACATCGAGGACTACTACGCCTCGTTCCTCCGGAACCCCCACGCGAACGCTGTCATCTCGATCCCTGCCGAGACGGCATGGCGTAACCCCCCAGAGTACGTCGACGAGAAGAACACCGAGGCTGGCACGGACACCGACTTCGAGTCGGACATGTCCGACGTCGTCAGCTCGACGCGGCTCTGGCACTACTGCAAGCGGGCGCATCTCCTCTCGCGCATCGGCCAGTTCGGCCTGCTGATGATCGGGTGGGCCGACGGCGAGGACCAGCAGTTCGTCGACCCAGTGGACCAGTCGGCGGTCGCTCAGAACGACCCCGGCGATGCTATCGAGTGGCTTCGACCGCTATCGCAGATCTCGGTCACCGATATCCGGTGGGCCGATGCCAACAGCGGCCGGTGGGGTCAGCCCGAGTACTACCGTATCGATTTCTCGGATGAGAACGACGCCGGGACGGAGGATATCTTCGGAGCTGGACAACGCGAGCAGTGGGTCCACCACAGCCGCGTCATCCACATCGCGGGCGGGCTCCTCGACGACGAAGTCCGAGGCACGCCAGCGCTCGAACCGGTCTACAACACGGTCACCGACCTGCAGAAACTCGAGGGGAGTGCGGCCGAGGCGGCGTACTCGATCGCACGTCCTGGGCTCCACATTAACGTCGACAAGGACGCGAACCTGAACGACGACGCAGAGGACCAGATCGATGCGGAGACGGACGCGTACGTCAACGAGTTCCAGCCGATGATGCGGACTCAGGGTGTAGAGGTCAACCGGATCGCGGGCGAGCAGATCGACCCCGAGAAGGTTAAGCAGGCGCTCATCGAGTCGCTGAGCGAAGCCACGAAGATTCCGCAGAAGATTCTCAAGGGCAATGAAAGCGGCGAGGTCGCGGGTGCCCAGGACCTCCGAGAGTTCTACGGTGCGGTCGCCGAGCTCATCGAACAGGTCTGTGACCCGCAGATCGTCCGGGAGCTGGCCGACCGGCTCGTCAAATACCAGGTCGTCACCGGGCCGGCTGGTGGCGACTACTCGATCGACCGCGAGCCGCTGGCCGAGCAGGACGAGCAGGAGCAATCCGAGATCCAGGAAAACCGGTCGACCGTCATCAAGAACATCGCCCAGTACGCTCCCGGGCTCGACACCAAGGCCATCGTGGAGTTCATCGAGGAGGGCGAGTTCCCCGAGATGGACGAGAGCCAGCAGCCCGCGCCGATGAACCCTGCTGAGGATGCAGGCGCTCCGCCACCGAACGCGACACCGCCTGCGCTCGCCGACGGCGGCGAAGAGCAGGACGGCACGGGCGACGATGGCTGA